Proteins co-encoded in one Candidatus Abyssobacteria bacterium SURF_5 genomic window:
- a CDS encoding glycosyltransferase: MSQKFAPTVSVVMGVYNGARFLREAIHSVLDQTFGDFEFIIIDDGSTDETAEILHGFSDPRVRILTHEKNEGLTRSLIRGCSEARGKYVARMDADDISHLDRFSMQVEFLEENPEYTVAGTQFHFIDAFGRKRQVSSMPRLEEEVREAIERAHSPVAHGSAMFVRERILGCGGYREMFRYAQDFDLWLRVLERYRITNLPEILYGLRFHGLSATRRHYYLQCRFVEMARRFAKMRAENGLDPLMRGDIESVRAEIESWKPEGFIQASRMRSETALRLAEVWVDWVRLSDIFRLWVLAAINDPANKDVWKFLASRRFRSRLARTARGRLKRRSRNANHESFTGRS, from the coding sequence ATGTCACAAAAATTTGCGCCCACAGTCAGTGTTGTCATGGGAGTGTATAACGGAGCGAGGTTCCTGCGCGAGGCCATTCATAGCGTGCTCGACCAGACCTTCGGCGACTTTGAATTTATTATTATAGATGATGGCTCGACGGATGAAACCGCGGAAATACTGCATGGATTTTCCGACCCGCGCGTACGGATTCTAACACATGAAAAGAATGAGGGGTTGACGCGGAGCCTGATCAGGGGCTGTAGCGAGGCTCGCGGAAAATACGTTGCGCGAATGGACGCCGACGATATCAGCCATCTGGACCGATTCTCCATGCAGGTCGAGTTTCTCGAAGAGAATCCGGAGTACACGGTCGCCGGCACGCAGTTCCACTTCATTGATGCCTTTGGAAGGAAGCGCCAGGTTTCAAGCATGCCGCGTCTCGAGGAAGAAGTCAGGGAAGCCATCGAGCGGGCGCATTCGCCCGTCGCACACGGTTCGGCAATGTTTGTTCGGGAGCGCATACTCGGATGCGGCGGGTATCGCGAAATGTTTCGGTATGCGCAAGACTTCGACCTCTGGCTCCGCGTGCTGGAACGGTACCGGATCACCAACCTGCCGGAGATACTGTACGGTCTTCGATTCCATGGGTTGTCCGCGACGAGGCGGCATTATTATCTGCAATGCCGGTTTGTCGAAATGGCGCGCCGGTTTGCGAAGATGCGCGCCGAGAACGGGCTTGACCCTTTAATGCGCGGAGATATCGAGAGCGTGCGCGCAGAAATAGAATCATGGAAACCCGAAGGCTTCATCCAGGCGAGCAGGATGCGATCCGAAACTGCATTGCGCCTTGCAGAGGTCTGGGTGGACTGGGTGAGGTTGTCAGACATCTTCAGGCTTTGGGTATTGGCGGCGATCAATGATCCGGCGAACAAGGATGTCTGGAAATTTTTGGCATCCCGCCGTTTCCGCTCGCGCCTTGCGCGGACGGCGCGCGGCAGACTCAAGCGCCGTTCCCGGAATGCGAACCACGAAAGCTTCACCGGAAGGAGCTGA
- a CDS encoding glycosyltransferase translates to MKSARKPTVHILYEFVDGPWGGANQFLRALRERLRRMEVYEEDPQEADIIIFNSNPANCEARGTECFKYRRFFKKTIINRVGGPILLARGSDFLMDKAIYLFNSSFCDGTIFQSSRSMQENLKLGMRPKPQVVVIPNAPDPAIFHPATSRLPRQNERIRLITTSWSPNMRKGFDILQFLDDNLDFQKYILSFYGNSPVQFRNIKMFSSVSSRELADILRSQDIYLATSVYEACSNSLLEALHCGIPAVARIGGADRELVGEGGILFTDQTDVIEAIEAVAQNLETFRKNIKPVHLQEVSERYYEFCRRTHETTCEEKKKARYLDLLHMKAILYKRKATSA, encoded by the coding sequence ATGAAGTCTGCGCGGAAGCCGACCGTTCATATTCTATACGAGTTTGTGGATGGCCCATGGGGCGGCGCAAACCAATTCTTGCGGGCGTTGAGAGAACGGCTTCGCAGAATGGAAGTGTATGAGGAAGACCCACAAGAAGCGGATATCATCATTTTCAACAGCAATCCGGCCAATTGCGAGGCACGGGGGACTGAATGCTTCAAGTATCGAAGATTTTTCAAGAAGACGATTATTAATCGGGTTGGCGGGCCGATCCTTCTTGCGCGCGGATCCGATTTTCTTATGGACAAGGCGATTTACCTGTTCAATTCCAGTTTTTGTGACGGAACAATTTTCCAGTCGAGCCGGAGCATGCAAGAAAACCTGAAGCTGGGCATGAGGCCAAAGCCTCAGGTCGTCGTTATACCGAATGCGCCTGATCCCGCAATCTTTCATCCGGCGACTTCCCGGCTGCCGCGCCAGAATGAAAGGATTCGACTGATTACCACCAGTTGGTCGCCGAATATGAGGAAAGGGTTCGATATCCTCCAATTTCTTGATGATAATCTGGATTTCCAAAAGTACATACTTTCTTTTTACGGCAACTCTCCCGTCCAATTTCGTAACATTAAAATGTTTAGCTCCGTCTCCAGCAGGGAGTTGGCAGACATATTAAGAAGCCAGGATATTTATCTTGCTACCAGTGTCTATGAGGCATGCTCAAATTCGCTGCTCGAGGCGCTTCATTGCGGCATTCCGGCGGTCGCACGAATCGGAGGAGCCGACAGGGAGCTGGTGGGCGAAGGCGGCATTCTTTTTACGGATCAAACGGACGTCATTGAAGCGATTGAAGCAGTTGCACAGAATCTGGAGACATTCAGAAAGAATATCAAGCCGGTGCACTTACAGGAAGTATCCGAGCGATATTATGAATTCTGCAGAAGAACGCATGAGACGACATGCGAAGAAAAAAAGAAAGCCAGGTATCTCGATCTGCTCCATATGAAGGCGATTCTCTATAAGAGAAAAGCGACCTCCGCCTGA
- a CDS encoding glycosyltransferase family 2 protein has protein sequence MPNSKKSISVIISTFNRADLLRDAGRSVLEQEFDPQEYELVIVDNNCVDSTPEVVRQLIDQYNRHSIVYIQEREQGLSAARNAGARAACGEIVAFMDDDSEADSQWLHELWSVYRAFPQAASVGGKILPVWIGAKPEWFNGIAENINRLDRGDQIKEFVFPEHPFGGNLSARRDVLLSLGGFSQMLGRKKQGLLSNEEKEFYYRLSRLTGFRTLYAPAAVVYHKSYGEKMTRSYVLKRFYWQGVSESLFEQLTGAKTRRQLLGLGVTRAWRIVLLAWKLLKDRTLVRKRSRLDGVLILCQEIGKCKMELAAGMRQIFGKPPPERKF, from the coding sequence ATGCCGAATTCGAAGAAATCGATTTCCGTCATCATCAGCACCTTTAATCGTGCGGATCTGTTGCGCGATGCGGGACGCAGCGTGCTGGAACAGGAGTTCGACCCGCAAGAGTATGAACTCGTGATCGTCGACAACAATTGCGTGGATTCGACGCCGGAGGTCGTTCGACAACTAATCGATCAGTACAACAGGCATTCCATAGTGTACATCCAGGAGCGCGAGCAAGGGCTCTCGGCGGCCCGAAATGCCGGCGCGCGCGCCGCGTGCGGAGAGATAGTGGCGTTCATGGATGATGATTCCGAAGCCGATTCGCAATGGCTTCACGAGTTATGGAGCGTGTATCGGGCTTTCCCGCAGGCGGCGAGCGTGGGCGGCAAGATACTGCCCGTCTGGATCGGCGCCAAGCCTGAGTGGTTCAATGGAATTGCCGAAAATATCAATCGGCTCGATAGGGGAGATCAAATCAAGGAATTTGTTTTTCCGGAGCATCCATTTGGAGGAAATCTGTCGGCGCGAAGGGATGTCCTGCTTTCTCTGGGCGGATTCAGCCAGATGCTGGGGAGGAAGAAGCAGGGACTGCTTTCAAACGAGGAGAAGGAATTCTATTATCGCCTTTCGAGGTTGACCGGGTTTCGCACTCTGTACGCTCCGGCCGCGGTGGTCTATCACAAGAGTTATGGTGAGAAAATGACCAGGAGTTATGTCCTGAAACGCTTCTATTGGCAGGGCGTATCCGAGTCTCTCTTCGAGCAACTCACCGGCGCGAAAACCCGCAGGCAATTATTGGGGCTGGGCGTAACGCGCGCCTGGCGCATCGTCCTGCTGGCGTGGAAATTGCTCAAAGACCGCACGCTCGTTCGAAAGCGTTCGCGTCTTGACGGAGTGCTCATTCTGTGTCAGGAGATCGGCAAATGCAAGATGGAATTGGCAGCCGGAATGCGTCAAATTTTCGGAAAGCCGCCGCCAGAGAGAAAATTCTGA
- a CDS encoding class I SAM-dependent methyltransferase — protein MKGETPNLPSKRRPFRPTAWEFHLFYAAGNRPRFLSGIDFYRYVEYPAVAAELQLEDCERVLDVGSGASIFPFSLANAGYQVECLDTFESVDVERHQWEMAAQLRMESALEKITFSRGDACSLSYAGGTFDRISCISMIEHVPAPHDVRAVSELGRVLRPGGILVFTFPYDESFREAREPFDLPAGHRLYDDPAIEERIVRPSGLQLVKKLYFTNRWFDCEKRLWLRLPLRLQRNLGFLMPLLAAASVAQSAQLCGKTANAALVVLRKG, from the coding sequence ATGAAAGGTGAAACTCCGAATCTGCCCTCAAAGCGGCGACCGTTCCGCCCGACGGCATGGGAGTTCCACCTGTTTTATGCTGCGGGGAACAGGCCAAGGTTTCTCTCGGGAATAGACTTCTATCGGTATGTCGAATATCCGGCTGTTGCCGCAGAACTTCAATTGGAAGACTGTGAACGGGTGCTCGATGTGGGTTCCGGCGCCTCGATATTCCCTTTTTCCCTCGCGAACGCCGGATATCAGGTCGAATGCCTTGATACGTTCGAGAGTGTGGATGTTGAGCGTCATCAATGGGAGATGGCGGCCCAACTCCGAATGGAATCGGCGCTTGAAAAGATAACGTTTTCAAGAGGGGACGCCTGTTCGCTGAGCTATGCCGGGGGGACGTTTGACAGGATAAGCTGCATTTCGATGATTGAGCATGTCCCCGCGCCCCACGACGTCAGAGCGGTCTCCGAACTGGGGCGGGTTCTGAGGCCCGGCGGCATTCTTGTTTTCACGTTTCCCTATGATGAATCGTTCAGGGAGGCGCGCGAGCCGTTTGATTTACCCGCGGGGCATCGGCTTTATGACGATCCCGCGATTGAGGAGCGCATCGTGCGTCCGAGCGGACTCCAACTCGTGAAGAAGCTGTATTTCACGAATCGGTGGTTCGATTGCGAAAAGCGGCTCTGGCTCCGGCTTCCTCTCCGGCTCCAGCGGAACCTGGGATTCCTTATGCCCCTGCTGGCCGCAGCATCGGTGGCGCAGTCGGCGCAGTTATGCGGAAAGACCGCAAACGCGGCGTTGGTTGTCCTGAGGAAAGGATAA